AAGACCTTGAGCTCAGCCAGAAACTCCCTTGAGGCTTCCATATCCATCTTTTTAATCGCAGCTTTCTGAATGTAAAATGTGATCAATAACACATTCTTGTAATGAAATATATTCTACAAGTCATACAAAGTACTGATATACTCAGAAATGTAGCTATTAAATAAAAACGGAGTACAAACCTCGCCTCTGAGCTCTGCAAAGTAGACTTCTCCAAAACCACCTGCACCAATCTTGAAAGAAGCATTGAAATTATTTGTTGCTTTTGCAAGCTCTTCATAAGAAAACTCCACAGAAGATATGCCTGGAATGCCTCCTGTATCTCTATCTTGACTAAAAGAACCTGCATACATGTATGAGAAGTTTCAAGAGTTAATGACTGTCAGCAGGATATGACTAGAAACAAGTCCTATTGAAGGCATCAATATGAAACACAAATTATCATACTTGGAAGGACAAAATCGTTACaaagatataagaaagggtTTAAGAGTTGCTGATAATGAGAATATGTATAGACTCGTCTATGATTGTTTGAGCATGTGCAAAGAGGAAATATTGATGAACCGATAAGGAGGATGATATAAAGTTGGAACTGGAGAGAATTAAATTGAGGGTGAAGAAGACTTAAGATGACCTAGAGGGTAAGAGTGGAATAGAATGTAAGGATTTAGTTTCAggttgagatggtagaaaattgAAAATCGAAGTGAACGACCACGAGAATTGATCAATTGGTTTATGTAGATGACATTGAAACAAAATTTCAATCATAGACAACACATTTCTTTCATTGAGAATATCAGATAATAGAGGGTTTTCAAAAAGAGTATTACTTGAATGTGTTAGCTGGTATTCAGGCTTCTCAGAGACAACTGAAGTCTTCTTAGTCTTTTTAGTTCTTTTGCATACAAAACATGACCCAACTGCTATAATTATCAGGAATATTCCTGCTATACATACACCACCAATGGCTCCAACACCAAGGCCtaatacaaaagaaaacaaagtgtAATTTTAGATCAAGAATGATAGGACATTACTGATAGAGTATACATAATATCCGGGACCTTTATGCTGATGATTGAAGTTTCGGGAATGTCATATACAACAAAGAGAATTGATAAGATTTTACAACAAAGAGGAAGAAAAGAAGCTATTACCTGCGGAACTTTTTCCACTAGGAGAACAAGGGACATTGGAAAGACAAAGAAACAATAATTTGTTATTAAGTGTAAGAAAAACTAACAAGACATAGAAGTTGAATATTTGATGCAATAAAAGATCAAGAGTATTACTTGCTACCAACCAAGGGTGGGTAGGTTCCATTTTTGTCtgcaacataaaaaataatataattattcaatatCTATCTTAGTTTGTACTTTGTATATATTCTTCAATCTACGAAGTCAACCACTTTCTCAAGAACAAAAAGCACAAACATTTCCACATTGATCACATAAAGACACATACAACATGAAAAAAACAATAACATGTCATTACCCTTATGCCATTCACTGGCTATCATCTAGGGTGGAATTTAGGATCAGATATACGCAattttacccttgttagtgataacaaagtgGTTGTTTCTCATTAAActttggtagcaaacatcactGCAACTTCACGTAAATAGAAAGTGCACATGATCTAATACGTCATTTTACTATATTTCAATATAATTTGAAGCCAAAGAACTATGAATCATGTAGTAGGCAGGATCGACTTGAGGGTCAAATGTAAGCAATATTACCCTTGTAATAAGAACGGGGTTATACCAGATTAACCCTTTTACAAACACCATATACAACTTCACATCGATAAGAATCATCGTCAAAACAAAAACATTTCATACCCCAATGTCATTccgtggctcccacctaggatGTGATTTAGGATTGGACGATTTATGCAAtaatcttacccttgttagtgataaaaaaaaatatttccgaTTAATCCTTAGTAGCCAATTCAATGCAACTTCACGCAAAAAAAAGAAGTGCACGTGATCCAAAACCCATTTTACTACTGTCTACTATAATCCGAAACTAAAGAACTATGAACCATGATATTAGGCCGGAACTTGAGGGTTAAAATTATACGCCAAATAGGTTATCCCCAACGAACCTTTTTACAAACAACTACAACTTCACATCAACAAGAGTCATCGTCAACAACAAAAGAAACACAAAATCTTTAGCTCCATCGAAAACTGACTTAAGTTCAAAAAAAGCAATACACAAACTTTAGATCAATTACAATTACCTTTTCCAGGAATATAAACAAAGCCAGTTCCAGCACTAAAATTGACACCAGGATTATAACCCTGCAATAAACTCTCATTCAAATTAAACTCCGAAGATATAGACCTTAAACTTTCACCAGGAAGAAGTGGGTAAGTAATGAACAACCCATAATCTTTTGAGACACTTTCATCCCCACAAGAACATCTAACaggaatattaataatagtccCATCAGGAACATTATATGGGCTATACCCATTAAACTTTTCAATCCAACCAGGAAAAGTAAGATTTGTATAATTATATTTAGCAACTTTCTCATAAGTGTCACCTTTTTGAAACGTATATGTAAAAATATGACCCAAAAATGTGTCATTAACACACCCACATAGAAATGGTATATTGATTCGAATATTTGAAGGAAGTATGTCTTTGTTTTGGAGTTTATTACGATTGTAGCTGACAATTTCATCAGAAATGGTATGATTTGAGAAGTACATCGATATATGATCAAGTGTAGAACCTGGTAATACATGGTATGAAGCTAAAGCTAAATTGCAAATATTGTGACACTTTGATTCAACTAATGTAAGCCATAAATGTGTCAAAAGAATGATAAAAGGATACATTTTTTTGGTATGGTTTTGGGTTTTGAGATGGAAGGAAATTTGTGGAATTGGGCATTGTATGTTTGATGAAGAAATAGAACAAGAAATAAAACCGTTGACTTGGGTTagaattttgaattaaaaatttcaaCGGATgggaataaaattaattatgccAACATTACGGTGGATGAATTTGAATCTATATAAGTTGGTTGACTTAATGGAACTATTGCATGAAAATGCATAAGGAAGAATAAGAAGAAATATAATAGAGGGAGTtattaaacttcgccaccccattttattttatcgtcaccttCTTTCtcataaaattacgaatttgtccctgatttttaaaaaattataactttatCACTCtctataaatttcttatttataataataataataataacaataataatatcaataacaacaacaataataataattaacttttttatattcttcaaaaagaatataaataaaattaataataataacagtaataacaataataagaagaacaataataaaattaaaaataataataataattattcaaaaagaaacgaaaaaaataataaaaaataaaaatgaatcgcccagatctgggcgattcattaaattaatttttttttttggaaaattcatattaatttcatttatattctgggcgattcattaaattaattttttttttgaaaaattcatattaatttcatttatattattattattattattattattattgttgttgttgttgtttttgttgttgttgttattattattattattattaaatttttttatttaattttttttaaatattattattattattattattattattatgttattattattattatgttattattattattattattattattattattattattattattattattattattaacttttttatattcttctttaaatttaatatttttaaaatgttaattgTGTTATCAAGTGCGATTGACTCGCGGTTTTTCCTGCgactgtcttcttttttttatttgaatttcgaattataaataatatattattatattattaataatataataattagtttaattttatattaatatattattatattatgataatgttattataataattagttttgaatttaaataatttatttgaatgtttaattatcttttaatataataataatatattaattaaaatttagttgttaattaataatttaaataaaaaaaaataataataacaatcacaataataataataataataataataacaacaacaacaacattaataataataataataatgataataataataataataatataaataaaattaataataatttaaaaaaaaataaaaaattcagtCGCAGGAAAAACCGCGAGCCAACTAGGGTTTAGTTGCGGAAAAAACCGCGACTAGACCATGGTTTAGTTGCACAAAATTGTGCGACTGAATCGTGGTCCATCCGCGGTTCTTTTCGAGACTGAACCCCGGTTGGCTTGAggttttttgtgcgactgggtttttttaaatattattattaattttatttatattattattgttgttgttgttgttgttattattattattattattattattattattattattattattattattattgtgatttttattattattattattattattattattaaattttcatttttgtttaaattattatatttaatttatttttttaaatattactattattattattattacaaataagaaattttaaggggatggcaaatttgtaatttttttaaatttaggggtaattcgtaatttcatttggaggggtgacaataaaatgaaaagagtgacGAAATTTAATGATTGGGTACAATAAATTCTCAAAGTAGGCCACAAGGAATAAAGAAATTGACAAATTGgagtattaaaaataaaattccatcATCTGGGCAGCAGGATTCAACAGTGTAGTAGTACAAGAACAACAGGACAAATTTGAAGTCAAAGTGATCAAACAAGGCATGGTCTGCATAATAAGGGAGTAAAGATAtacaataaaatcttaaaatttatatttttatatcatattagaaacaaacttgaaaatttttgagTATCCCAACTAAAGGTAGCTCCACcaaatgaaatttatttattcacTAAAGAAAAATGACttgatatttaattttgattaacATATCTACTATT
The sequence above is drawn from the Amaranthus tricolor cultivar Red isolate AtriRed21 chromosome 5, ASM2621246v1, whole genome shotgun sequence genome and encodes:
- the LOC130814175 gene encoding lysM domain receptor-like kinase 3 isoform X2, producing the protein MYPFIILLTHLWLTLVESKCHNICNLALASYHVLPGSTLDHISMYFSNHTISDEIVSYNRNKLQNKDILPSNIRINIPFLCGCVNDTFLGHIFTYTFQKGDTYEKVAKYNYTNLTFPGWIEKFNGYSPYNVPDGTIINIPVRCSCGDESVSKDYGLFITYPLLPGESLRSISSEFNLNESLLQGYNPGVNFSAGTGFVYIPGKDKNGTYPPLVGSNGKSSAGSFSQDRDTGGIPGISSVEFSYEELAKATNNFNASFKIGAGGFGEVYFAELRGEKAAIKKMDMEASREFLAELKVLTRVHHLHLVHLLGFCVEGSLFLIYEFIDNGNLSEHLRYSSGRNPLPWTTRVQIALDAAKGLEYIHEHTDPVYIHRDIKPANILINKNFQAKVADFGLTKLAEVGNATLPTRLVGTFGYMPPEYAQFGEVTPKVDVYAFGVVLYQLISAKAAVVKQNRSTFESKSLVALFDVALSHPDPNEICKLVDPQLGDDYPLDSVRQVAELARACTQDNAMLRPSMRSVVVALTTMSSTTQNWDIESFYRNSDLLNLVSGR
- the LOC130814175 gene encoding lysM domain receptor-like kinase 3 isoform X1, whose translation is MYPFIILLTHLWLTLVESKCHNICNLALASYHVLPGSTLDHISMYFSNHTISDEIVSYNRNKLQNKDILPSNIRINIPFLCGCVNDTFLGHIFTYTFQKGDTYEKVAKYNYTNLTFPGWIEKFNGYSPYNVPDGTIINIPVRCSCGDESVSKDYGLFITYPLLPGESLRSISSEFNLNESLLQGYNPGVNFSAGTGFVYIPGKDKNGTYPPLVGSNGKSSAGLGVGAIGGVCIAGIFLIIIAVGSCFVCKRTKKTKKTSVVSEKPEYQLTHSSSFSQDRDTGGIPGISSVEFSYEELAKATNNFNASFKIGAGGFGEVYFAELRGEKAAIKKMDMEASREFLAELKVLTRVHHLHLVHLLGFCVEGSLFLIYEFIDNGNLSEHLRYSSGRNPLPWTTRVQIALDAAKGLEYIHEHTDPVYIHRDIKPANILINKNFQAKVADFGLTKLAEVGNATLPTRLVGTFGYMPPEYAQFGEVTPKVDVYAFGVVLYQLISAKAAVVKQNRSTFESKSLVALFDVALSHPDPNEICKLVDPQLGDDYPLDSVRQVAELARACTQDNAMLRPSMRSVVVALTTMSSTTQNWDIESFYRNSDLLNLVSGR